From a single Nostoc sp. MS1 genomic region:
- the nifH gene encoding nitrogenase iron protein translates to MSDEKIRQIAFYGKGGIGKSTTSQNTLAAMAEVGQRILIVGCDPKADSTRLILHTKAQTTVLHLAAERGAVEDLELEEVVLSGFRDIRCVESGGPEPGVGCAGRGIITAINFLEENGAYQDVDFVSYDVLGDVVCGGFAMPIREGKAQEIYIVTSGEMMAMFAANNIARGVLKYAHTGGVRLGGLICNSRKTDREDELISTLAARLSTQMIHFVPRDNIVQHAELRRMTVNEYAPDSNQAHEYRTLADKIINNQNLAIPTPIEMDELEDLLIEFGILESEENAAKMVAAAQAQEDKEKRQEDAQGEALEALTKGNVEIVSGDKK, encoded by the coding sequence ATGTCCGACGAAAAAATTAGACAGATAGCTTTTTACGGTAAAGGCGGTATTGGTAAATCTACCACTTCCCAAAACACCCTAGCGGCAATGGCAGAAGTGGGACAACGCATTTTGATTGTGGGATGTGACCCTAAAGCTGATTCTACCCGCTTGATCCTACACACTAAAGCTCAAACCACTGTGCTGCACTTAGCGGCTGAACGCGGCGCAGTAGAAGACTTAGAACTAGAAGAAGTAGTACTTTCAGGCTTCCGTGATATTAGATGTGTAGAATCTGGTGGCCCTGAACCAGGTGTAGGTTGCGCTGGTCGAGGTATTATCACTGCTATTAACTTCCTCGAAGAAAACGGTGCATACCAAGACGTAGATTTTGTATCCTACGACGTGCTAGGTGACGTTGTGTGTGGTGGTTTCGCCATGCCAATTCGGGAGGGAAAAGCTCAAGAAATCTATATCGTTACCTCTGGTGAAATGATGGCGATGTTTGCCGCCAATAATATTGCGCGTGGTGTTCTCAAATATGCTCATACTGGTGGTGTGCGCTTAGGTGGTCTGATTTGTAATAGCCGTAAAACTGACCGGGAAGATGAACTGATTAGTACACTAGCAGCCCGGTTAAGCACACAGATGATTCACTTTGTTCCCCGTGACAACATTGTGCAACACGCTGAATTGCGCCGGATGACTGTCAACGAGTATGCACCTGACAGTAACCAAGCTCATGAATACCGGACATTAGCAGACAAGATTATCAACAATCAAAATCTTGCTATTCCCACACCCATTGAGATGGACGAATTAGAAGACCTGCTGATTGAGTTCGGTATTCTGGAAAGCGAAGAAAATGCAGCAAAAATGGTTGCGGCTGCACAAGCTCAAGAAGATAAAGAAAAGAGACAAGAAGATGCTCAAGGCGAAGCATTAGAAGCTCTAACAAAGGGTAACGTAGAAATTGTTTCTGGTGACAAGAAATAG
- a CDS encoding substrate-binding domain-containing protein, protein MKQDSNLRNNLKSIRTRLGMSQQDLANIAGVTRQTISGVESGQYAPSVAIALRLAKALGCQVEDLFWQDQDLPQIEAILAKPVPSGHSVRLSLARVGGQWIAYPLLGKDAFRQDMIPADAEGASQTGDGKVSLRLLDDNLEALHNTVVIAGCAPVIALWARATERWHPQLRVHFTFANSISALQSLCAGKAHIAGMHLYDPQTGEHNVPFAREVLAGREAVLITLGLWEEGLLVPSGNPKSFKTLSDIVEAQATIVNREVGAGSRMLLEQKLQQEQIPFQALKGFEQIVTSHQDVAQAIALGLVDAGISTASVAATFGLGFVPLHQSRYDLVILKEYLEEAPIQQLLSTLGHRMVHSQLEVLGGYDISKIGEVVATI, encoded by the coding sequence ATGAAGCAGGATAGTAACCTCAGAAATAACTTGAAATCAATCAGAACTCGCTTAGGAATGAGCCAGCAAGATTTGGCAAACATAGCTGGTGTGACTCGTCAGACAATTAGTGGTGTAGAATCAGGACAATATGCTCCTTCAGTGGCGATCGCACTACGTTTAGCTAAAGCACTTGGTTGTCAAGTTGAGGATCTATTCTGGCAAGACCAAGATTTACCGCAAATTGAAGCCATACTGGCAAAACCTGTACCCTCTGGACACTCAGTGCGCCTGAGTTTAGCCAGAGTCGGAGGGCAATGGATAGCCTACCCCTTGTTGGGTAAAGATGCTTTCCGCCAAGATATGATTCCGGCTGATGCCGAAGGTGCAAGCCAAACAGGTGACGGTAAAGTCAGCTTGAGGCTGTTAGATGATAACTTAGAGGCACTGCATAATACAGTTGTCATTGCTGGTTGTGCGCCTGTAATTGCCCTGTGGGCAAGAGCTACAGAACGCTGGCATCCACAATTACGAGTACATTTTACCTTCGCCAATAGCATATCTGCATTGCAGAGCCTTTGTGCAGGTAAGGCGCACATTGCCGGGATGCACTTATACGATCCACAGACGGGAGAGCATAATGTACCATTTGCTCGTGAAGTCTTGGCCGGAAGGGAAGCCGTGTTAATTACTCTTGGCCTTTGGGAAGAAGGGCTATTAGTGCCATCAGGTAATCCCAAGAGTTTTAAAACCCTGAGTGATATAGTAGAAGCACAAGCAACCATAGTTAATCGAGAAGTTGGTGCTGGTAGTCGAATGCTATTAGAACAAAAACTGCAACAAGAACAGATACCGTTTCAAGCATTGAAGGGATTTGAGCAGATTGTTACTAGTCATCAAGATGTTGCTCAAGCGATCGCACTAGGGTTAGTTGACGCAGGTATTAGCACAGCATCCGTCGCCGCTACCTTTGGCTTAGGATTTGTACCTCTACATCAATCTAGATACGATCTAGTAATTCTCAAAGAGTATTTAGAAGAAGCCCCTATCCAACAGTTGTTGAGTACATTAGGCCATCGCATGGTTCACTCACAACTAGAAGTTCTTGGCGGCTATGATATCAGCAAAATTGGGGAAGTTGTAGCAACCATATAG
- a CDS encoding 2OG-Fe(II) oxygenase, which translates to MLQLDAIRQTVMEEVPYHWAVIENLLSPETSLELAASFPQENFCLSTGEGYGYLWGEMLASSDDIALMNNFGGHWRERIVERRLSSDLHHLSHSWQQLIQALWQPQYRQALTQMSGIELKDCAMVIGFRRYNGGHLHRPHTDEPSKVLTHLVYFNQQWPVEWGGCLRILKDEQSNSVYQDIPPLNKFSAVIVRSEKSWHMVTPVTSSVSQTRRVLRIMFFRPNL; encoded by the coding sequence ATGCTCCAGTTAGATGCTATCCGTCAGACAGTCATGGAGGAAGTTCCTTATCATTGGGCTGTGATTGAGAATTTATTGTCTCCAGAGACTAGTTTAGAATTAGCAGCCAGCTTTCCTCAAGAAAATTTTTGCTTATCGACAGGGGAAGGATACGGTTATCTTTGGGGCGAGATGCTGGCTAGTAGTGATGATATCGCTTTAATGAACAACTTTGGAGGTCACTGGCGAGAACGCATTGTTGAGAGAAGACTATCCTCAGACTTGCATCACCTCAGCCATAGTTGGCAGCAACTTATACAAGCATTATGGCAACCCCAATACCGCCAAGCCTTAACACAGATGTCAGGAATTGAACTCAAAGACTGTGCAATGGTAATTGGCTTTCGTCGCTACAACGGCGGACATTTGCACCGTCCACATACAGATGAACCATCAAAGGTCTTGACCCATCTAGTATATTTTAATCAACAATGGCCAGTGGAATGGGGCGGTTGTTTACGCATTCTCAAAGATGAGCAATCCAACTCAGTCTATCAAGATATTCCACCTTTGAATAAATTTTCAGCCGTGATTGTACGTTCTGAAAAATCTTGGCACATGGTAACACCAGTCACATCCTCAGTATCACAGACAAGGCGAGTTTTGAGAATTATGTTTTTTCGCCCCAATTTGTGA
- a CDS encoding sigma-70 family RNA polymerase sigma factor, whose protein sequence is MRSRQNILEMFSTFLQFDGERFGNWVYDGRLRRSMQNCLEQSTTKQSENFWAIYWHKYWQKRCNSLAEEHLSAYLQETCFWAVKRVMPQFSSVQSSLSDCFQIAIAEVPKILKGCDPDQKASLKSYSTVAFGNILRDALRQKKEIDFCNDWALLLKLSRKRLQEALQNAGLTEEIIASYLLAWKCFTDGYILSKSPKARKLEKPDEPTWEAITQLYNREGKTQLNPQSLEKWLLACAKYARSYLYPVVSSLNTPKVGQQDSELQDDLPDPTDGESLLDNLIAVEAAETQQNLQQEIHNLLITTLAKLPAQSQQLLQLYYQQGLTQQQIAQQQEIQQYQVSRQLSKTREALLLAVSKWSQEKTHISTTSIVVKHISAVLEEWLQNYFGNLQSNSSKE, encoded by the coding sequence ATGCGTTCCCGCCAAAATATTTTAGAAATGTTCTCTACCTTCCTCCAATTTGATGGAGAACGGTTTGGCAATTGGGTGTATGATGGTAGACTGCGACGTAGTATGCAGAATTGTTTGGAACAATCAACCACCAAACAATCAGAAAATTTTTGGGCAATTTATTGGCATAAATACTGGCAAAAACGTTGTAACTCTCTAGCTGAGGAACATCTATCAGCTTATTTACAAGAAACCTGTTTTTGGGCAGTTAAAAGGGTAATGCCGCAATTCTCAAGTGTACAATCCAGCTTAAGTGACTGTTTTCAAATTGCGATCGCTGAAGTACCCAAAATCCTCAAAGGCTGCGATCCTGATCAAAAAGCCAGTCTCAAAAGCTATAGTACAGTGGCTTTTGGTAATATTCTACGTGACGCTTTACGCCAAAAAAAAGAAATCGATTTTTGCAACGATTGGGCATTATTACTTAAATTAAGTCGCAAAAGGTTACAAGAGGCATTACAAAATGCTGGGTTAACAGAGGAAATTATTGCATCTTATTTATTAGCTTGGAAATGTTTTACAGATGGTTATATTCTCAGTAAATCACCAAAAGCTAGAAAATTAGAAAAACCAGATGAACCTACCTGGGAAGCTATTACACAACTCTACAACCGTGAGGGGAAAACTCAACTCAACCCCCAAAGCTTGGAAAAATGGTTGCTTGCTTGTGCTAAGTACGCCCGTTCTTATCTATATCCGGTCGTATCTTCCCTGAATACCCCTAAAGTCGGTCAACAAGATAGCGAATTACAAGATGATTTACCAGACCCTACTGATGGTGAATCTTTATTAGATAATTTAATCGCTGTAGAAGCAGCCGAAACACAACAAAATCTTCAACAAGAAATTCACAACTTATTAATTACTACCCTGGCAAAACTGCCTGCACAATCACAACAACTACTGCAACTATATTATCAGCAAGGCTTAACCCAACAACAAATTGCTCAACAGCAGGAAATCCAACAGTACCAAGTTTCCCGCCAATTATCTAAGACCAGAGAAGCTTTACTTTTAGCCGTTAGCAAATGGAGTCAAGAAAAAACGCATATTTCTACTACCTCCATCGTGGTTAAACATATTAGTGCAGTGTTAGAGGAGTGGTTACAGAATTACTTCGGTAATCTGCAATCAAACTCCTCCAAGGAGTAA
- a CDS encoding nitrogenase component 1: MKASQEPINNFSDDTSSENQDRFGIQVPSPLDVHEDCAFEGAMSILVPITDAAHLIHGPSGCISNSWVINNYPSSNSTLHKVRFTTDMEESDIIFGGAKKLDKAILELVRRYKPAAVFVYSTCVSALIGDDINGVCKNASEQIGIPIIPVDSPGFVGRKNLGIRVAGEALLEHVIGTAEPELTTPLDINLIAEPNSAIWINILPLLEQLGIRVLAKITGDAQYQEICYAHRAKLNVIIDSKPLLKMVKKMEDLFDIPYIEESLDSVEDINQCLRDIVAQLGDSELQTATENLIVQEISALDIKLAAYRIRLQGKKVLIYTGGRRSWLLISTAKTLGMDVIPISSKKSSKEDRARVKKLLDKNSIILQQDNISEVVEIINHHQAQMLIASTHLQSAAHLTNIPFLDINQQSHHSYVSYAGIFTVAQELYATLYSPIWEQVRKAAPWE; the protein is encoded by the coding sequence ATGAAAGCTAGTCAAGAACCAATCAATAACTTTTCGGATGATACAAGCTCAGAAAATCAAGATAGATTTGGTATACAAGTACCATCACCATTAGATGTGCATGAAGATTGTGCTTTTGAAGGTGCTATGTCTATTTTAGTACCAATTACGGACGCTGCCCATTTAATTCACGGGCCAAGTGGTTGTATTAGTAATTCTTGGGTAATTAATAATTATCCTTCTTCCAATTCTACACTGCACAAGGTTCGCTTCACCACTGATATGGAAGAAAGTGATATCATTTTTGGTGGTGCAAAGAAGTTAGATAAAGCCATATTAGAATTAGTCAGACGCTACAAACCAGCCGCAGTATTTGTCTATTCAACTTGTGTTTCTGCACTAATTGGAGATGATATTAATGGGGTTTGTAAAAATGCTAGTGAACAAATAGGTATCCCAATTATTCCTGTAGATTCTCCTGGGTTCGTGGGACGCAAAAATTTAGGTATTCGCGTTGCTGGAGAAGCTCTGTTAGAACACGTCATTGGGACAGCAGAGCCGGAATTAACTACACCGTTAGACATTAATTTAATTGCTGAACCTAACAGTGCTATTTGGATAAATATATTACCTTTATTGGAACAACTGGGTATTAGGGTTTTAGCCAAAATCACAGGTGATGCTCAATATCAAGAAATTTGTTATGCTCATCGTGCCAAACTCAACGTTATCATTGACTCAAAACCCCTCTTGAAAATGGTAAAAAAAATGGAGGATTTATTTGATATTCCTTATATTGAAGAGTCTCTTGATAGTGTAGAAGATATTAATCAATGTCTGCGGGATATCGTTGCTCAATTGGGTGATTCTGAGCTACAGACAGCTACCGAAAATTTGATTGTCCAAGAAATCAGTGCTTTAGATATAAAACTTGCAGCTTATCGAATCAGATTGCAAGGTAAAAAAGTCCTCATCTATACTGGTGGTCGGCGTAGTTGGTTGCTAATTTCTACAGCTAAAACTTTGGGGATGGATGTTATTCCTATTAGTTCTAAAAAAAGTAGCAAAGAGGATAGAGCTAGAGTTAAGAAGTTACTTGATAAAAATAGTATTATTCTTCAACAAGACAATATATCAGAAGTAGTTGAAATTATTAATCATCATCAAGCCCAGATGCTAATAGCTAGTACTCATCTACAATCAGCCGCGCATCTGACAAATATTCCTTTCCTCGACATTAATCAACAATCCCATCATTCTTATGTGAGTTACGCCGGAATTTTCACGGTAGCACAAGAGTTGTACGCCACTCTCTACAGCCCTATATGGGAACAAGTACGCAAAGCTGCACCGTGGGAGTAA
- the nifN gene encoding nitrogenase iron-molybdenum cofactor biosynthesis protein NifN: protein MAIVSITSTSVAVNPLKQSQAIGATLAFLGFKGMLPLLHGSPGCSAFTKIPLAQHLRKAIPLSSTAMTEVSAIMGGEDKVEQAILQLVQSYQPEIIGLCTTGLTETKGDDMRRFVKDIRYRYPELDHIPIVLVSTPDFKGTLQDGFAAVVESIVKEIPQKVEQCRPQQIALLASSAFTPGDIQEIKEIIAAFGLEAIAIPDLSALLDTHLEHEYSGITTSGTTVAQLGAIASSVFTVALGESMRGAAKILEKRFNIPYEVFGELTGLDATDKFLQALADISGQSVPEKYRRQRRQLQDVMLQTHTYFGCKRVTLALEPDLLSSMVTILQSMGAQIHAAVTTSRSPLLEKLAIPCVTIGDLEDFEQLAVGSELLIANSYASATSQRLQIPLYLQGIPICDGFRPTVGHRLGNAMSNKVGYQGTMQVLFDIGNLLLMP, encoded by the coding sequence ATGGCAATTGTTAGCATCACTAGTACCTCAGTTGCAGTTAATCCCCTCAAGCAAAGTCAAGCCATTGGTGCAACTTTGGCCTTTTTAGGATTCAAGGGAATGCTGCCTTTATTGCATGGTTCGCCTGGATGTAGTGCGTTTACGAAAATTCCTTTAGCACAGCACTTGCGGAAAGCAATTCCCCTTTCTAGTACAGCAATGACAGAAGTCTCTGCAATCATGGGTGGGGAGGATAAAGTTGAACAAGCTATTTTACAGTTGGTGCAGAGTTATCAACCAGAAATTATTGGTTTATGTACTACTGGACTGACGGAGACTAAAGGCGATGATATGAGGCGTTTTGTCAAGGATATTCGCTATCGTTATCCAGAATTAGATCACATACCCATTGTCTTAGTCTCTACACCTGATTTTAAAGGTACGCTGCAAGATGGCTTTGCCGCAGTTGTGGAAAGTATTGTCAAGGAGATTCCGCAAAAGGTTGAGCAATGTCGTCCTCAACAAATTGCACTGTTAGCTAGTTCTGCGTTCACACCAGGGGATATACAGGAAATTAAAGAAATTATCGCTGCTTTTGGATTGGAAGCGATCGCCATTCCCGATCTCTCTGCTTTACTCGATACTCATCTGGAACATGAATATAGTGGGATTACAACCAGTGGTACAACTGTAGCACAATTAGGAGCGATCGCTAGTTCTGTATTCACCGTGGCGCTGGGTGAGAGTATGCGCGGTGCGGCGAAAATTCTAGAAAAGCGATTTAATATTCCTTACGAAGTGTTCGGTGAACTGACGGGATTGGATGCAACAGACAAGTTCTTACAAGCTTTAGCAGATATTAGCGGTCAAAGTGTACCAGAAAAATACCGTCGTCAACGTCGTCAACTGCAAGATGTGATGCTACAAACTCATACTTACTTTGGTTGTAAGCGAGTAACTTTAGCACTAGAACCGGACTTACTATCGTCTATGGTGACGATTTTACAATCAATGGGAGCGCAAATTCATGCAGCCGTCACTACTAGCCGTTCTCCCCTATTGGAAAAGCTGGCGATTCCATGCGTTACCATTGGCGACTTAGAAGATTTTGAGCAGTTGGCAGTTGGTAGTGAGTTGCTAATTGCTAATTCCTACGCGAGTGCGACTTCTCAACGGTTGCAAATCCCTCTGTATCTTCAAGGCATTCCGATTTGCGATGGTTTCCGACCGACCGTAGGTCATCGCTTAGGTAATGCTATGTCTAATAAAGTTGGCTACCAAGGTACAATGCAAGTTCTGTTTGATATCGGCAACCTGCTGTTGATGCCTTAG
- a CDS encoding DUF1822 family protein, which translates to MSSFCVPPTQLLLEVPSQIQDEAWQQSQSYVSAAGRWNAFLNQVCLSTFLPWLQAEYAPEASIDNLPRNWEVVNGCAITLDTKRLILIPDKNLETREFSVPQEWLDIPQWAGDYYLAVQVNPDGEWLRIWGYTTHEQLKNQGQYDPQERTYSLEANQMVEDLSVLWVVRQLYPDEQTQTAIALLPELSPTQVENLWQRLASPTITNPRLELPFEIWGALLTTQKPAPVNLRQWLQNIVAEGWQTIETLLGTQPDFAFSFRQASDANQQSIQRAKVIDLPNNQPVILMLTLIPETDGRVGIRIQLSPRERNLYLSANLRLTLISTSGEVVQSVTARETDNSIQLKRFRCPENTRFSLQVTLNEFNFTQEFVS; encoded by the coding sequence ATGTCTTCGTTCTGTGTGCCACCAACTCAACTTTTGTTAGAAGTACCTTCCCAAATTCAAGATGAGGCTTGGCAACAAAGCCAGTCTTACGTAAGCGCTGCTGGTCGTTGGAATGCCTTTCTCAATCAAGTTTGCCTAAGTACGTTTTTGCCTTGGCTACAAGCAGAGTATGCACCAGAAGCCAGTATTGATAATTTGCCCAGGAATTGGGAAGTAGTCAACGGCTGTGCTATTACGTTAGATACAAAGCGCCTGATTCTCATTCCTGATAAAAATTTAGAAACTAGGGAATTTTCCGTACCCCAAGAATGGTTAGATATTCCCCAGTGGGCTGGAGATTATTATTTAGCGGTACAAGTCAATCCTGATGGGGAGTGGTTGAGAATTTGGGGATACACCACCCACGAACAATTAAAGAATCAAGGTCAATATGATCCTCAAGAGCGAACTTATTCTTTAGAAGCCAATCAAATGGTTGAAGATTTGAGTGTGTTGTGGGTAGTAAGGCAATTGTACCCTGATGAACAAACACAAACTGCGATCGCTCTCCTACCCGAATTATCCCCTACCCAAGTAGAAAACCTCTGGCAAAGGTTAGCCAGTCCGACAATTACTAACCCTCGTCTAGAGTTACCCTTTGAGATTTGGGGAGCCTTATTAACTACACAAAAACCAGCACCCGTCAACCTACGTCAGTGGTTACAAAATATTGTCGCTGAGGGTTGGCAAACCATCGAAACACTTTTGGGTACACAACCAGATTTCGCCTTCAGTTTTCGTCAAGCCAGCGATGCAAATCAACAGTCAATTCAACGAGCCAAGGTAATTGATTTACCCAACAATCAACCTGTAATCCTCATGCTGACATTGATACCAGAAACAGACGGTAGAGTCGGTATCCGCATTCAATTGTCTCCCAGAGAACGTAACCTTTACCTAAGCGCCAATCTCAGGCTGACATTAATTTCTACCTCTGGGGAAGTCGTCCAGTCAGTTACAGCCAGAGAAACAGACAATTCCATCCAGCTTAAACGCTTTCGCTGTCCAGAAAACACCCGCTTTAGCCTTCAGGTTACTTTAAATGAGTTTAATTTTACACAAGAGTTTGTTAGTTAG